The proteins below come from a single Elusimicrobiota bacterium genomic window:
- a CDS encoding LL-diaminopimelate aminotransferase, with the protein MTINASDRLGLLPPYLFAAIDAAKKAAMDKGADIISLGVGDPDLPTPAPIIAAGQAAMTKPANHQYPFGAGLLSFRQAVTHWYKTRFQVDLDPATEVYSLIGSKDGLTHLPLAFMNPGDTAIVPEPAYPAYNASILLAGGQTYFTPLLEEKGFLPDLESIPKDILSKAKLFYLNYPSNPLSVMAPRSFYESVIRLAKEHGFLVIHDAAYSEMYYEEPPLSFLQIPGAKEVGIEFHSCSKTYNMTGWRVGWVCGNATAVRILGRLKDNFDSGVFQAVQEAAVAALTGSQDNVAEMRKVYRERRDLFIPRLRALGWRVTNPPATFYVWAHTPEGYSSARTAERLLQEAHIVCTPGNGFGPSGEGYVRFALTVPKERLEVALERIGRLKW; encoded by the coding sequence ATGACCATTAACGCATCGGATCGATTGGGGCTCTTGCCCCCCTACCTGTTTGCGGCCATTGACGCGGCCAAGAAGGCCGCCATGGACAAAGGGGCGGACATTATTTCATTGGGGGTGGGCGACCCAGACCTTCCCACCCCTGCGCCCATCATTGCGGCGGGGCAAGCGGCCATGACGAAACCGGCCAACCACCAATACCCCTTTGGCGCAGGGCTTCTCAGTTTTCGCCAAGCCGTGACCCATTGGTACAAGACCCGGTTTCAAGTGGATTTGGACCCAGCGACGGAAGTGTATTCCCTTATCGGTTCAAAAGATGGATTGACGCACTTGCCATTGGCTTTCATGAATCCCGGTGACACGGCCATTGTGCCGGAACCCGCTTACCCGGCCTACAACGCGTCCATCCTCTTGGCGGGAGGGCAAACATATTTTACCCCGCTTCTGGAGGAAAAAGGATTTCTGCCGGATTTGGAAAGCATTCCTAAAGACATTTTGTCGAAGGCAAAACTTTTCTATCTCAATTACCCGTCGAATCCTCTCTCCGTGATGGCCCCCCGGTCTTTCTACGAATCAGTCATTCGGTTAGCGAAAGAGCATGGATTCCTTGTGATCCATGACGCGGCTTATTCTGAAATGTACTACGAAGAACCACCTCTCTCGTTCCTCCAAATCCCTGGGGCCAAAGAAGTGGGGATTGAATTTCATTCCTGCTCAAAAACGTACAACATGACGGGCTGGCGGGTGGGGTGGGTGTGTGGGAACGCCACCGCCGTTCGAATTTTGGGGCGGCTCAAAGACAATTTTGATTCGGGCGTATTCCAGGCAGTGCAAGAGGCCGCCGTCGCCGCTCTGACCGGTTCCCAGGACAACGTGGCCGAAATGCGAAAAGTGTACCGCGAACGTCGGGACTTATTTATCCCTCGGCTTCGGGCCCTCGGATGGCGCGTGACAAATCCACCCGCCACTTTTTACGTATGGGCGCATACTCCCGAGGGATATTCTTCCGCCCGAACGGCAGAGCGTCTTTTGCAAGAGGCGCATATCGTGTGTACGCCCGGGAATGGGTTCGGCCCTTCCGGCGAAGGCTATGTTCGGTTTGCCCTGACGGTTCCAAAGGAAAGGCTAGAAGTGGCTTTGGAACGCATCGGCCGATTGAAGTGGTAA
- a CDS encoding EamA family transporter, whose amino-acid sequence MDRLRFLFHGKEQGLILTSRRGALLVALAAILFGLLGVLVKWTSESIPSPMIVFFRNAVGLVALVPFLQGKGSLRTKRFGAHFTRALAGIGAMYLSFYAIGHMRLADAYVLAYTAPLFMPFLARWWLGEPIPRHAGVALGLGFAGILLLLKPGLGIFQPVALFALAAGLLAAIAQVGIRHLTTTEPPTRIVFYFGLVATGLTAPPLAGAWTPPSVGLWVALGALGIVATVAQLLMTEGYRLSSPGDVGALMYIAVATAGVADWIFWRRLPDIISLVGIGLIMAAGVWILRAPSRPVPPLVPVP is encoded by the coding sequence ATGGATCGCCTCCGTTTTTTGTTTCACGGGAAGGAGCAAGGATTGATCCTTACGTCCCGCCGTGGGGCCCTCCTGGTGGCTTTAGCGGCGATCCTCTTTGGGTTACTGGGTGTATTGGTCAAATGGACATCCGAATCAATTCCAAGCCCTATGATTGTTTTTTTTCGTAACGCCGTAGGTTTGGTGGCTCTCGTCCCCTTTCTTCAGGGGAAAGGCTCCCTTCGAACGAAGAGGTTTGGGGCCCACTTTACCCGTGCCCTGGCGGGGATAGGGGCCATGTATTTGTCCTTCTACGCCATCGGACATATGCGATTGGCCGATGCCTACGTGCTGGCTTACACGGCGCCACTCTTCATGCCTTTTTTGGCCCGGTGGTGGTTAGGTGAACCCATCCCACGTCACGCTGGGGTGGCACTGGGGCTGGGGTTTGCGGGCATTCTTCTTCTGCTCAAACCCGGATTAGGGATTTTTCAGCCGGTGGCGCTCTTTGCTTTGGCGGCGGGATTATTGGCGGCCATTGCCCAAGTGGGCATTCGTCATCTGACCACAACGGAACCGCCCACCCGCATCGTTTTTTATTTTGGACTTGTGGCCACGGGGTTGACGGCTCCGCCCTTAGCGGGGGCTTGGACCCCTCCTTCTGTGGGCCTGTGGGTGGCCCTGGGCGCTTTGGGTATTGTGGCCACCGTAGCACAACTTCTGATGACGGAAGGATATCGGCTCTCTTCCCCTGGGGATGTGGGCGCTCTCATGTATATTGCGGTGGCGACCGCCGGTGTTGCCGACTGGATTTTTTGGAGGCGTCTGCCGGACATTATTTCACTGGTGGGGATCGGGCTGATTATGGCCGCGGGGGTTTGGATCCTGCGAGCCCCGTCACGCCCCGTTCCTCCTTTGGTTCCGGTTCCATGA